A region from the Sorex araneus isolate mSorAra2 chromosome 6, mSorAra2.pri, whole genome shotgun sequence genome encodes:
- the LOC129405800 gene encoding olfactory receptor 4C15-like: MKNQSFVTEFVLLGLSQNADVQKILFVVFLVVYLVTVSGNLMVVVTILNSPALLGTPMYFFLAFLSFLDVCLSSVTAPKMIVDLLYEKKTISFEGCMTQLFVMHFFGGAEIIVLTAMAYDRYVAICKPLHYSSIMTSRLCGILIGVAWTGGLLHSTIQIAFTSQLPFCGPNIIDNFACDLVPLLQLACTDTYLFGFLVVANSGFICILIFSLLLVSYGLILFSLRSHSSEGQRKALSTCGSHIAVVVMLFVPCIFEYVRPPLAFSFDKMVEIFYTMLTPLFNPLIYTFRNKEVKNAMSNLCKRLIVMSDKK; encoded by the coding sequence ATGAAAAACCAAAGTTTTGTAACTGAATTTGTCCTCCTGGGACTCTCACAGAATGCAGATgttcagaaaatattatttgtcGTATTTCTGGTAGTCTACCTTGTAACGGTCAGTGGAAATCTAATGGTTGTGGTGACCATCCTGAACAGTCCAGCACTCCTGGGCactcccatgtacttcttcctggctttCCTATCCTTTCTGGACGTGTGCCTCTCCTCTGTCACTGCCCCCAAAATGATTGTTGACCTTctctatgaaaagaaaaccatctCCTTTGAAGGCTGTATGACGCAGCTCTTTGTTATGCACTTCTTTGGTGGGGCAGAGATAATTGTCCTCacagccatggcctatgacaggtatgtggccatctgcaagcctTTACACTATTCTTCCATCATGACCTCAAGGCTCTGTGGCATTTTGATTGGAGTAGCCTGGACTGGGGGACTTCTTCATTCCACTATCCAAATTGCCTTTACTTCCCAGCTGCCCTTCTGTGGTCCTAATATCATCGATAATTTCGCATGTGACTTGGTCCCATTACTGCAGCTTGCCTGCACTGATACTTACTTGTTTGGCTTCTTGGTGGTGGCCAACAGCGGATTCATCTGCATCTTAATCTTTTCCCTGTTGCTTGTGTCTTACGGGCTCATCCTGTTTTCTCTGAGAAGTCATAGTTCTGAAGGGCAGaggaaagccctctccacctgtggaTCTCACATTGCTGTCGTGGTTATGTTGTTTGTCCCGTGTATATTTGAGTATGTACGACCTCCTTTAGCCTTCTCTTTTGATAAAATGGTGGAGATATTCTATACCATGCTAACTCCTCTGTTCAATCCCTTAATTTATACTTTCAGGAATAAGGAGGTGAAGAATGCCATGAGCAACTTGTGTAAAAGATTAATAGTTATGTCTGATAAAAAGTAA
- the LOC129405789 gene encoding olfactory receptor 4C15-like: MKNQSFVTEFVLLGLSQNPDFQKIIFLILLVVYIATVGGNLLNVVTILSSPALLGSPMYFFLAFLSFLDVCISSVTAPKMIADFLYEKKTISFGGCMVQLFVGHFFGSTELIVLAAMAYDRYVAICKPLHYSSIMTSRLCGILIGVAWTGGLLHSTIQIAFTSQLPFCGPNIIDHFMCDLFPLLKLACTDTYVFGLLVVANSGFICILIFSLLLVSYGVILFSLRSQSTEGQRKALSTCGSHIAVVVMLFVPCIIEYTRPPSAFSFDKMVELFYATLTPLLNPLIYTFRNKEVKNAMTRLWKRLMVLSDKK; this comes from the coding sequence ATGAAAAACCAAAGTTTTGTAACGGAATTTGTCCTCCTGGGACTCTCACAGAATCcagattttcagaaaataatatttcttattcttcTGGTTGTCTACATCGCCACTGTTGGTGGCAACCTGCTGAATGTGGTGACCATCCTGAGCAGTCCAGCACTCCTGGgctcccccatgtacttcttcctggctttCCTGTCCTTCCTGGATGTGTGCATCTCCTCTGTCACTGCCCCCAAAATGATTGCTGACTTTctctatgaaaagaaaaccatctCCTTTGGAGGCTGTATGGTCCAGCTCTTTGTTGGACATTTTTTTGGTTCAACAGAGCTAATAGTCCTCGcagccatggcctatgacaggtatgtggccatctgcaagcctTTACACTATTCTTCCATCATGACATCAAGGCTCTGTGGCATTTTGATTGGAGTAGCCTGGACTGGGGGACTTCTACATTCCACTATCCAAATTGCCTTTACTTCCCAGCTGCCCTTCTGTGGCCCCAATATCATCGATCATTTCATGTGTGACTTGTTCCCATTACTGAAACTGGCCTGCACTGATACTTACGTGTTTGGTCTCTTAGTGGTGGCCAACAGCGGATTCATCTGCATCCTAATCTTTTCCCTGTTGCTTGTGTCTTATGGGGTTATCTTGTTCTCTCTGAGAAGTCAGAGcactgaaggacagaggaaagccctctccacctgtggaTCTCACATTGCTGTTGTGGTTATGTTGTTTGTCCCGTGTATAATTGAGTACACACGACCtccatctgctttctcttttGATAAAATGGTGGAGTTATTCTACGCCACGCTAACTCCTCTGCTCAATCCCTTAATTTATACTTTCAGGaataaggaggtgaaaaatgCTATGACCAGATTGTGGAAAAGATTAATGGTTCTGTCTGacaaaaagtaa